From Brassica napus cultivar Da-Ae unplaced genomic scaffold, Da-Ae ScsIHWf_184;HRSCAF=328, whole genome shotgun sequence, one genomic window encodes:
- the LOC106363384 gene encoding putative Myb family transcription factor At1g14600, which produces MGKRGGKNGNENYDGVGFNGQGGSGVRSYVRSPVPRLKWTPDLHRCFVNAVDMLGGQHRATPKLVLKMMDVKGLTISHVKSHLQMHRGSKLTLGKPEENSLFSIRRQDTEEDYLQDYLSLHTRNDCPTGFHTFSLSSHSSLRRGRRKGHTSESRGGDDVDDSLHIMNMKTNGTTTFPSHHFHQNTEKETNPWHEHEHEHKHEHEEEELSLSLSLNHHHLRSNGSSVSETSDAVSTCSAPFVNKDCFGSSPKIDLDLNLSISLLGS; this is translated from the exons atgggTAAGCGTGGTGGGAAAAATGGTAACGAAAACTATGACGGCGTTGGTTTTAATGGTCAAGGAGGCAGTGGAGTTAGGTCATACGTACGGTCTCCGGTGCCTAGACTCAAGTGGACGCCGGATCTCCACCGTTGTTTTGTTAACGCCGTCGATATGCTTGGTGGCCAACATC GAGCTACTCCAAAGCTTGTTCTTAAGATGATGGATGTAAAGGGACTCACCATTTCACATGTCAAGAGCCATCTTCAG ATGCATAGAGGTTCTAAACTCACTTTGGGTAAACCAG aggaaAACTCTTTATTTTCAATAAGAAGACAAGACACCGAAGAGGATTATCTTCAGGACTACTTGTCTTTACACACAAGGAATGATTGTCCTACGGGTTTTCACACCTTTTCTCTTTCTTCACATTCTTCTCTtag aagaggaagaagaaaggggCATACTTCAGAGTCTCGTGGTGGAGATGATGTTGATGACTCTCTTCACATCATGAACATGAAGACGAACGGAACGACGACGTTTCCATCACATCATTTCCACCAg AATACAGAGAAGGAGACAAACCCTTGGCATGAACACGAACACGAACataaacatgaacatgaagaagaagaactgtCGTTGTCCCTGTCGTTGAATCATCATCATTTGAGAAGCAACGGATCATCAGTGAGCGAAACAAGTGACGCGGTCTCCACATGTTCAGCACCATTCGTCAACAAAGATTGCTTCGGTTCTTCACCAAAGATTGATCTCGACCTTAACCTTTCAATTTCTCTCCTTGGCAGCTGA